A genome region from Trichosurus vulpecula isolate mTriVul1 chromosome 5, mTriVul1.pri, whole genome shotgun sequence includes the following:
- the LOC118850073 gene encoding mitochondrial uncoupling protein 2-like has product MASYKPTDVPPTATVKFLRAGTAACIADLITFPLDTAKVQLQIQGESQGAIRASSTNAQYQGVMGTILTMVKTEDPGSLYNGLVAGLQRQMSFASVRIGLYDSVKQFYTKGSEHAGIGSRLLAGCTTGALAVGVAQPTDVVKVRFQAQARAGGSRRYQGTVDAYKTIAREEGLRGLWKGTSPNVARNTIINCAELVTYDLIKDALMKAHLMTDDLPCHFTSTFGVGFCTTIIASPMDVVKRRYTNCAMGQYASAGHCALTMLWKEGPQAFYKGFMPAFLRLGSWNVVMFVTYEQLKRALMAARTSREAPF; this is encoded by the exons ATGG CATCATATAAGCCTACAGATGTGCCTCCAACAGCTACCGTAAAGTTCCTCAGGGCTGGCACCGCTGCCTGCATCGCTGACCTCATCACCTTCCCCCTGGACACAGCCAAAGTCCAGCTGCAGATTCAAGGAGAGAGCCAGGGGGCCATCCgagcttcctctaccaatgcccAGTATCAGGGTGTCATGGGCACCATTCTGACCATGGTCAAGACTGAGGACCCTGGCAGTCTGTACAATGGGCTGGTGGCTGGGTTGCAGCGCCAGATGAGTTTTGCCTCTGTCCGCATTGGCCTCTATGACTCTGTCAAGCAGTTCTACACCAAGGGATCTGAGCATGCAGGCATTGGGAGCCGCCTCCTGGCAGGCTGCACCACAGGGGCACTGGCAGTGGGCGTAGCCCAACCCACAGATGTGGTGAAGGTACGTTTCCAGGCCCAGGCTCGTGCAGGTGGCAGCCGGAGATACCAGGGTACAGTGGATGCCTATAAGACTATTGCCCGAGAGGAGGGCCTTCGGGGCTTATGGAAAGGAACTTCACCTAACGTTGCCCGCAATACTATCATCAACTGTGCTGAGCTGGTGACCTATGATCTCATCAAAGATGCGCTCATGAAGGCCCATCTCATGACTGATGACCTTCCATGCCACTTCACATCAACCTTTGGGGTTGGCTTCTGCACCACCATCATTGCTTCCCCCATGGATGTGGTCAAGAGGAGATACACGAACTGTGCCATGGGCCAGTATGCCAGTGCTGGCCACTGCGCCCTCACCATGCTTTGGAAGGAGGGACCCCAAGCCTTCTACAAAGGGTTCATGCCTGCCTTCCTCCGCTTGGGCTCCTGGAATGTAGTGATGTTTGTTACCTACGAGCAACTGAAACGGGCCCTGATGGCCGCTCGCACTTCCCGGGAAGCTCCTTTCTGA